A window of Streptomyces sp. N50 contains these coding sequences:
- the larE gene encoding ATP-dependent sacrificial sulfur transferase LarE, whose translation MTVTDKGAAALAPADVLADRLLERMRAIGAVAVAYSGGADSALVLAAAVRAVGPERVLAVTAVSESLAAGELPHARRLTTDLGVTHLTPHTSELTRPGYRANGPDRCYFCKSEVLDTITVLAHDHGYESVATGTNADDARDPHRPGIRAGRERGIHTPLLDTALTKAEVRLLSRHWSLPTWNKPATPCLASRIRYGIEVTPHRLARVDRAETAVRALLADAGLTVTDLRVRDLGDTARLEVDASLVDRISALPGLAVALADAGFAELPHQVEPFRSGRLNSETSGLGAAPRSTADRPVTR comes from the coding sequence ATGACCGTCACAGACAAAGGAGCGGCCGCGCTCGCACCCGCCGACGTCCTCGCCGACCGGCTTCTGGAGCGCATGCGCGCCATCGGCGCCGTTGCCGTGGCCTATTCGGGCGGCGCGGACTCCGCCCTCGTTCTCGCCGCCGCCGTACGTGCCGTCGGCCCGGAGCGGGTTCTCGCCGTCACCGCCGTGTCGGAGAGCCTGGCCGCCGGTGAACTGCCGCACGCCCGCCGCCTGACCACAGACCTCGGCGTCACTCATCTCACCCCGCACACCAGCGAACTGACCCGTCCCGGCTACCGCGCCAACGGCCCCGACCGCTGCTACTTCTGCAAGTCCGAGGTCCTGGACACCATCACGGTGCTCGCCCACGACCACGGATACGAGTCGGTGGCCACCGGCACCAACGCGGACGATGCCCGGGACCCCCATCGCCCGGGCATCAGGGCCGGCCGGGAACGCGGCATCCACACCCCGCTCCTCGACACCGCCCTGACCAAGGCGGAGGTGCGCCTGCTGAGCAGGCACTGGTCACTGCCGACCTGGAACAAACCCGCGACGCCCTGTCTGGCCAGCCGCATCCGCTACGGCATCGAGGTCACCCCGCACCGCCTGGCCCGCGTTGACCGGGCCGAGACCGCGGTGCGCGCGCTCTTGGCCGACGCCGGCCTGACAGTGACCGACCTCCGGGTCCGCGACCTGGGGGACACCGCCCGCCTGGAAGTGGACGCCTCGCTCGTCGACCGGATCTCCGCGCTCCCCGGGCTCGCCGTGGCGCTGGCGGACGCGGGCTTCGCCGAACTGCCCCACCAGGTGGAGCCCTTCCGATCGGGACGGCTCAACTCCGAGACCTCAGGCCTTGGCGCGGCGCCCCGCTCGACAGCGGATCGGCCCGTCACGCGATAA